One Azospirillum brasilense DNA segment encodes these proteins:
- a CDS encoding hybrid sensor histidine kinase/response regulator, whose amino-acid sequence MPTGVGGEPLSGERRFELLVNSVHDYAIYMLDPHGIVTSWNPGVQRFKGYTAAEIIGQHFSRFYTDDDQRAGVPQRALSIASIEGKFEAEGWRVRKDGTRFWAHVIIDPIRDDAGKLIGFAKITRDVTERKQAQEALQQSEARFRLLVQGVIDYAIFMLDTTGHITNWNSGAQRMKGYAAEEIIGEHFSRFYTAEDRATGVPMQGLRTAEQTGKFETEGWRLRKDGTRFWASVVIDAIRDDNGRLVGFAKVTRDITERKLAQEALEETRAALFQAQKMEAVGQLTGGIAHDFNNLLQAIGGSLEIIQRRLVTGQGDIEAYVTAAKTSVDRAKTLTQRLLAFSRRQPLQPERTDLKTLVDGLRDLIERSVGEAIQVETVLAPELWPIWADANQVEAALLNLAINARDAMPRGGQLTIRGVNIHLDATAAASEAGVQPGDYTLLEVADTGTGMPPDVLDRAFEPFFTTKPLGQGTGLGLSQIYGFARQSGGYVRIDSEVGHGTSVKLYLPRSHQAENLGSVPVKVPDQPQQPVPGTVLVVEDEPIVRMLLVEALREQGATVLEAEDGNEALTILNSPVGIDLLVTDVGLPGITGQRVAETARSLRPDLKIMFLTGYACNAVLDKELLAPHTRLLSKPIAIDQFLAQVNAMLRSG is encoded by the coding sequence TTGCCGACCGGCGTTGGCGGTGAGCCGCTGTCGGGCGAGCGGCGATTCGAACTGCTCGTCAACAGCGTCCACGATTACGCCATCTACATGCTCGATCCACACGGAATCGTGACCAGCTGGAATCCGGGTGTCCAGCGGTTCAAGGGATACACGGCCGCGGAAATCATCGGCCAGCATTTCTCGCGCTTCTACACCGATGACGATCAGCGTGCCGGAGTGCCGCAGCGGGCGCTCTCCATCGCCTCGATCGAAGGAAAATTCGAGGCGGAAGGTTGGCGGGTTCGCAAGGACGGCACGCGCTTTTGGGCGCACGTCATCATCGATCCCATCCGTGACGACGCCGGGAAGCTGATTGGGTTTGCCAAGATCACGCGCGACGTCACCGAGCGCAAGCAGGCGCAGGAGGCTCTGCAACAGAGCGAGGCACGCTTTCGCCTGCTGGTCCAGGGAGTGATCGACTACGCGATCTTCATGCTCGATACAACCGGGCATATCACGAACTGGAATTCCGGTGCCCAGCGAATGAAGGGCTACGCTGCCGAGGAGATCATCGGAGAGCATTTCTCCCGCTTCTACACCGCCGAGGATCGCGCCACCGGCGTCCCGATGCAGGGGTTGCGCACCGCTGAGCAAACCGGAAAATTCGAAACCGAAGGCTGGCGGCTCCGTAAGGATGGCACCCGCTTCTGGGCCAGCGTTGTCATTGACGCGATTCGGGATGACAACGGGCGCCTCGTCGGTTTTGCCAAAGTCACCCGCGACATCACCGAACGCAAGTTGGCGCAAGAAGCATTGGAAGAAACCCGTGCAGCACTCTTCCAGGCGCAGAAGATGGAAGCGGTGGGCCAACTGACCGGCGGCATCGCGCACGACTTCAACAATTTGCTTCAGGCCATTGGCGGCAGTCTGGAGATTATCCAACGGCGGCTCGTGACGGGGCAAGGCGACATCGAGGCGTATGTGACCGCCGCCAAAACCTCGGTTGACCGGGCGAAGACTCTGACGCAGAGGCTGCTCGCCTTTTCCCGCCGGCAACCGCTTCAACCCGAGCGCACCGACCTCAAGACGCTCGTGGATGGACTGCGGGACCTGATCGAACGTTCGGTCGGCGAAGCGATCCAGGTCGAGACAGTGCTGGCTCCCGAACTGTGGCCGATCTGGGCGGACGCCAATCAGGTCGAGGCTGCGCTGCTGAACTTGGCCATCAACGCCCGCGATGCAATGCCCCGTGGCGGGCAACTCACCATTCGGGGCGTCAACATCCATCTGGATGCGACCGCGGCGGCTTCGGAGGCCGGAGTGCAGCCCGGCGACTACACACTGCTTGAGGTGGCCGACACCGGCACCGGCATGCCGCCGGACGTTCTCGACCGTGCCTTCGAACCATTCTTCACGACGAAGCCGCTTGGTCAAGGAACGGGTCTGGGGTTGAGCCAGATCTATGGCTTTGCCCGTCAGTCGGGCGGGTATGTCCGAATCGACAGCGAAGTGGGCCATGGAACCTCCGTGAAACTGTACCTGCCTCGCTCTCACCAAGCGGAAAATCTCGGTTCCGTCCCTGTGAAGGTCCCCGATCAGCCGCAGCAGCCGGTGCCGGGAACCGTGCTGGTGGTGGAGGACGAACCGATTGTCCGCATGCTGCTTGTGGAGGCGCTCCGGGAGCAGGGGGCGACGGTCTTGGAGGCCGAGGATGGAAACGAAGCCTTGACCATTCTCAACTCCCCGGTGGGGATCGACCTTCTGGTAACGGATGTCGGCTTGCCAGGCATCACCGGACAACGGGTCGCGGAAACAGCCCGGTCATTGCGGCCGGACCTGAAAATCATGTTTTTGACCGGCTACGCCTGCAATGCCGTCCTGGACAAGGAACTGCTGGCACCACATACACGACTTTTGAGCAAGCCCATTGCCATTGACCAGTTCCTCGCCCAGGTGAATGCAATGTTGCGCAGCGGTTGA
- a CDS encoding potassium channel family protein: protein MSAEQTLALRVGLVVVLIALVIAVFWFDRDGLKDQIDGHVSFPDILYFAMITVTTVGYGDIVPVSDTARLIDAFAVTPIRIFIWFIFLGTAYEFVVQRIIEDFRMSRIQKHLQGHIVLCGFGHSGFIAAQETVAKGHPGERIVVIDQSKERIRLAAEAGFIGLLGDATSEEMLTRACVGSAKAVIVSSGRDDTTILVILTVRHLSASTKIVGNIKQEENIKLAKLSGADLVVSPPRIGGYLMADAVETSHATPFLCDLMSVGGQMVLTERLAAQDEIGKTMAETTAGVVVQIHSNGRAIPFTERHRHIIQPGDLLLVISPAHGDEKAEGQ from the coding sequence ATGTCGGCGGAACAGACGCTCGCCCTTCGTGTCGGGCTCGTTGTCGTCCTGATCGCCCTGGTCATCGCGGTGTTCTGGTTCGACCGCGATGGCCTGAAGGACCAGATCGACGGCCATGTCAGCTTCCCCGACATCCTCTACTTCGCGATGATCACCGTCACCACCGTCGGTTACGGCGACATCGTTCCGGTCAGCGATACCGCACGGCTGATCGACGCCTTCGCGGTCACGCCCATCCGCATCTTCATCTGGTTCATCTTCCTGGGCACCGCCTACGAATTCGTCGTGCAGCGGATCATCGAGGATTTCCGAATGAGCCGAATTCAGAAGCATCTGCAAGGGCATATCGTGCTGTGCGGCTTTGGACACAGTGGATTCATCGCCGCGCAGGAGACGGTCGCCAAGGGACATCCGGGCGAACGGATCGTCGTGATCGACCAGTCGAAGGAACGCATACGGCTGGCGGCCGAGGCGGGGTTCATCGGGTTGCTCGGCGACGCCACCAGCGAAGAAATGCTGACCCGGGCCTGCGTGGGAAGCGCCAAGGCAGTGATCGTCAGCTCGGGCCGGGACGACACCACCATTCTGGTGATCTTGACCGTCCGCCATCTGTCCGCCAGCACCAAAATCGTGGGCAACATCAAGCAGGAGGAGAACATCAAGCTGGCCAAGCTGAGCGGCGCCGACCTGGTGGTGTCGCCGCCCAGGATCGGTGGCTATCTCATGGCCGACGCCGTGGAAACCAGCCATGCAACGCCATTCCTGTGCGACCTGATGTCGGTGGGTGGCCAAATGGTGCTGACGGAGCGCCTGGCGGCCCAGGACGAAATCGGCAAGACCATGGCGGAGACAACCGCCGGCGTGGTTGTGCAGATCCACAGCAACGGCCGCGCCATTCCCTTCACGGAACGTCACCGCCATATCATCCAGCCCGGAGACCTGCTGCTTGTGATCAGTCCGGCGCACGGTGACGAGAAGGCAGAAGGCCAATGA
- a CDS encoding YsnF/AvaK domain-containing protein, translating into MASDREEVVPLHEETASVGKRQIERGRVRVTTKVTEHEELVRQALKREDVEIVRVPVNRAIDAHPDIRQDGTTTIIPVVEEMLVVERRLVLREEIHLRKTTSTVQAEQPITLRSEEAIVEFIDEPGERGARTDQPNED; encoded by the coding sequence ATGGCCAGCGACCGCGAAGAGGTCGTTCCGCTTCATGAGGAAACCGCCTCGGTTGGCAAGCGCCAGATCGAGCGCGGTCGTGTGCGGGTGACCACCAAGGTCACCGAGCATGAGGAACTCGTCCGACAGGCGCTGAAGCGCGAGGATGTCGAGATCGTTCGGGTGCCGGTGAACCGGGCCATCGATGCCCATCCGGACATTCGCCAGGATGGCACCACAACCATCATCCCGGTCGTCGAGGAGATGCTGGTGGTCGAACGTCGGCTGGTTTTGCGGGAAGAGATCCATCTGCGCAAGACCACGAGCACTGTCCAAGCCGAGCAGCCGATCACCCTCCGTTCGGAAGAAGCCATCGTCGAATTCATTGACGAACCTGGGGAGCGTGGTGCCAGGACCGACCAACCCAACGAGGACTAG
- a CDS encoding YsnF/AvaK domain-containing protein gives MNKTIIALYDTRADAEAALRDLEAEGFDRSVGEIVSHSDAGGGGGFLSRLSNWNVPDTDAHVYAEGMRRGGTLLKLRLDDEDVDRAIAVLERGTVVDIEHRGEAYRSAGWTGYDETAAPYDEASAAEERARYAVGGAGSNAQLGNAAEAFRSVNTTDTTADAAMNTGVGSGREEVVPVTEEELSIGKRAVERGVVRVRTYVIETPVEEQVRLRDETVSVERRPIMREVGDVPADAFRERTIEVSETDEEAVVQKRAVVKEEVVIRKDVEERAQTVSDTVRRTEVEVEDNRTGTSRSGVENTGRRDDIER, from the coding sequence ATGAACAAGACCATCATTGCCCTTTACGATACGCGCGCCGACGCCGAAGCCGCCCTTCGGGATCTCGAAGCCGAGGGCTTCGACCGCAGCGTCGGTGAGATCGTCTCGCACAGCGACGCCGGTGGCGGCGGTGGCTTCCTGTCCCGCCTGAGCAATTGGAACGTCCCGGACACCGATGCTCACGTCTATGCCGAGGGGATGCGGCGTGGCGGCACGCTTCTGAAGCTGCGGTTGGACGATGAGGACGTGGACCGGGCCATCGCGGTTCTGGAGCGCGGCACCGTTGTCGATATTGAACACCGGGGCGAGGCGTACCGCTCGGCCGGATGGACGGGTTACGATGAGACCGCCGCACCATATGACGAAGCCTCGGCTGCCGAGGAGCGGGCACGCTATGCGGTTGGCGGGGCGGGAAGCAATGCCCAGCTCGGCAACGCGGCCGAAGCATTCCGCAGCGTGAACACGACCGACACCACGGCGGATGCTGCGATGAACACCGGGGTTGGCAGCGGTCGCGAAGAGGTGGTTCCGGTCACCGAAGAGGAATTGTCCATCGGCAAGCGCGCCGTGGAGCGCGGGGTCGTGCGCGTGCGCACCTATGTGATCGAAACACCGGTCGAGGAGCAGGTTCGTCTGCGCGACGAGACGGTTTCCGTCGAGCGCCGTCCCATCATGCGCGAGGTTGGAGACGTTCCGGCCGATGCGTTCCGTGAACGCACCATCGAAGTGAGCGAAACCGACGAGGAGGCGGTGGTCCAGAAGCGCGCGGTGGTCAAGGAAGAGGTGGTCATCCGCAAGGATGTCGAGGAACGCGCCCAGACCGTGTCGGATACGGTCCGCCGTACCGAGGTTGAGGTCGAGGACAACCGAACCGGAACGTCGCGCAGTGGGGTGGAGAACACCGGACGCCGGGACGACATCGAGCGGTAA
- a CDS encoding formylglycine-generating enzyme family protein, with translation MVNKSAVFITALVTAGFGVATGLVMFAWPAPAPAMPNVAQDMLCDGSAATPGMKKAPPGMVWIPGGETRIGSDEHYREEGPVTRVSVDGFWMDRTEVTNAQFRRFVEATGYATEAERVVAGTGAGSRRPAGSVVFVDPVSQAGRSDTWWHLVPEANWRHPEGPGSDIRGRENHPVVHVTYNDAVAYARWLGRELPTEAQWEHAARGGLDGAPYAWGGEFTPQGVAMANTWQGFFPIQNTRGDGYLATAPVGCFTANGYGLRDMIGNVWEWTSDWYRPRHDGLGDVNPTGPRQEDSYDPRQPGVSSRVIKGGSFLCAQNFCQRYRPASRHPQDVGLGASHLGFRTVLNTR, from the coding sequence ATGGTCAACAAAAGCGCAGTCTTCATCACGGCACTTGTGACGGCTGGATTTGGTGTTGCCACGGGACTGGTGATGTTCGCCTGGCCTGCTCCGGCCCCCGCCATGCCAAACGTCGCGCAGGACATGCTGTGCGACGGTTCCGCCGCGACCCCCGGCATGAAAAAGGCGCCTCCCGGCATGGTGTGGATTCCGGGAGGGGAAACCCGGATTGGTTCCGACGAGCACTACCGCGAGGAGGGACCGGTGACGCGGGTGAGCGTCGATGGATTCTGGATGGACCGGACCGAAGTCACGAACGCCCAGTTCCGCCGGTTTGTCGAAGCGACGGGGTATGCCACCGAGGCGGAACGTGTCGTGGCTGGAACTGGCGCTGGTTCGCGGCGGCCGGCCGGCTCCGTGGTCTTCGTCGATCCGGTTTCCCAGGCTGGGAGGAGCGACACGTGGTGGCACCTGGTTCCCGAAGCGAACTGGCGCCATCCGGAGGGCCCCGGCAGCGACATCAGGGGGCGGGAGAACCACCCCGTGGTGCATGTCACGTACAACGATGCCGTCGCGTATGCGCGATGGCTCGGCCGGGAACTCCCCACCGAGGCGCAGTGGGAACACGCGGCCCGGGGCGGGCTGGATGGGGCGCCATACGCCTGGGGCGGCGAGTTCACGCCTCAGGGCGTGGCGATGGCCAACACGTGGCAGGGGTTTTTCCCGATCCAGAACACGCGGGGCGATGGCTATCTGGCGACCGCCCCCGTGGGCTGCTTCACGGCGAATGGTTACGGGTTGCGGGATATGATCGGCAATGTCTGGGAATGGACGTCGGATTGGTATCGGCCGCGGCATGACGGTCTGGGCGACGTCAACCCGACCGGTCCCCGGCAGGAGGACAGTTACGATCCCCGACAGCCGGGGGTCTCCAGCCGGGTGATCAAAGGAGGCTCCTTCCTCTGCGCGCAGAACTTCTGCCAGCGGTACCGGCCGGCGTCACGCCATCCGCAGGACGTCGGCCTCGGAGCAAGCCATCTGGGGTTCAGGACGGTGCTGAATACGAGGTAG
- a CDS encoding TetR/AcrR family transcriptional regulator: MPRTSKPADVRSAEILNAAAKLFRQHGVGAVSIDQIAREAGIAKGTFYLHFQSMRDLLVRMAEATVTAMAENVERAIAMSESSPHETLVLALTALKAVEADNAPLMQALDHPDNIELQERANIALVLKVGPLIASVIDHGCKTGDFAVEDPLSTIQFILAGQAFLLGNPRFGWSQDEHGMRLMATLHLTERALGAPPGSLVSAFLAVLAGAAPSAAEAGRVQS; this comes from the coding sequence ATGCCACGCACGAGCAAGCCTGCCGATGTTCGATCGGCCGAAATCCTGAACGCAGCCGCCAAACTGTTCCGCCAGCATGGCGTCGGCGCGGTGTCGATCGACCAGATCGCTCGTGAGGCCGGTATCGCAAAGGGCACCTTCTATCTTCACTTCCAGTCCATGCGAGACCTGCTGGTGCGCATGGCAGAGGCGACGGTGACTGCCATGGCAGAGAACGTGGAGCGGGCCATTGCAATGTCCGAAAGCTCGCCGCACGAAACGCTGGTCCTCGCATTGACAGCGCTGAAAGCGGTGGAAGCGGATAATGCACCGCTGATGCAGGCACTCGATCACCCGGACAATATCGAACTGCAGGAGCGGGCCAACATCGCGTTGGTCCTCAAGGTCGGCCCCCTGATCGCCAGTGTAATCGATCACGGCTGTAAAACCGGGGATTTCGCCGTCGAGGACCCGCTGTCGACCATTCAGTTCATTCTCGCTGGACAGGCCTTTCTGCTCGGGAACCCGCGCTTCGGCTGGTCGCAGGACGAGCATGGCATGCGGCTGATGGCGACGCTGCATCTGACCGAACGCGCGCTCGGCGCCCCTCCAGGCAGTCTCGTCTCGGCATTTCTGGCCGTTCTGGCCGGAGCGGCACCGAGTGCCGCCGAAGCGGGGAGGGTGCAATCATGA
- a CDS encoding DEAD/DEAH box helicase → MQSDRAAFRLDRSITCAAPAEGALAIELARCAACEQAAPLVVTRSDTRAVRLARAIRDVAPDLDVVLIPGWDVPLGERGQPSRAVLGQRAAALTALSRPAKGAKRLVLATAEAALQRLPPPDAWPDVALVIATDTPYEEETWRNRLVAGGYILDDRIDEPGEAAFRGSVVEIFPGDADRPVRCDIVDGRVARIRTFDPASQRSTGDCDRITVLPVTEIPATPEIVARLIQGLGSRRDPTAAGLAEELAAGRRPYAFERLLPLAYDRLPSLLELLADSPVVIDEGVGDRLEARFDELEEVDASAMHLDRNAWETGLRGRAVLTLEPDRQASSSEAPAVSERTLPRLAGERIAAGESVIIAAANATDAARMAERVAAATGRAVPVLDRWPVDGLSVTPAALVLRVAAGFTFDGVTVLAQRPRPEGGAGPVAPLAPVDLSCDDLAVHLDYGIGAVRGLETVEAGGQPEDVLVMEYARENRLLVPAADLDRVWRYGSSDAQVALDGLKGGNWITRRAELEREIGRTAKSLVRQAERRARKKAPVIAPPAGPMRRVAARFPYEETAGQRRAITAVMAELASGRPMDHLVCADVGYGKTEVALRAAAAVAFTGRQVAVLAPTSVLARQHLEVFRRRLAGLGLRIEPLTGGMAASAAKAVREGLADGSVAIAVGTHALLSKTVRFADLALVVVDEEQRFGTVQKRALARLSAGVHCLALSATPVPRTLQGALAGLRGVSVIDTPPVRRRPVRTRVTPYDPSVLRAALIREKARGGQSFCVAPRIADLPALEAEVRALAPDLSVAVAHGRLPIAELDQVMFDVAEGTVDVLVSTPIIETGIDIPRANTIVIRRPDLFGLGQLHQLRGRVGRGGAQAYAYLLTDPDTPLGERTERRLGSLEAIESLGGGFALSLLDLDQRGAGDLLGTDQSGHLRLVGTELYQHLLARALAGAETDDSPELRLGVPQTIPAAYLPEEELRIGLHRRLSRLRDEAAVEPLREEIEDRFGPLPEEVELLLAAAALRARCRRLGVAALAAGPSGVSLTLNDTPCRAVREAALERLGTGQVRRTDDRLVFALSADGPSEILDNARTLLDQLPPIGTA, encoded by the coding sequence ATGCAATCCGACCGCGCCGCTTTCCGCTTGGACCGGTCAATCACCTGCGCCGCCCCGGCCGAAGGCGCCCTGGCAATTGAGCTTGCCAGATGCGCCGCCTGTGAACAGGCGGCGCCATTGGTCGTGACCCGCAGCGACACCCGGGCTGTCCGGCTCGCCAGGGCGATCCGGGACGTCGCGCCGGACCTGGACGTCGTGCTTATTCCAGGTTGGGACGTCCCCCTTGGCGAGCGGGGCCAGCCATCGCGGGCCGTGCTTGGGCAACGGGCCGCTGCCCTCACCGCCTTGTCCCGACCGGCCAAAGGCGCCAAGCGGCTGGTTCTGGCGACCGCCGAGGCGGCGCTGCAGCGTCTTCCGCCTCCCGACGCTTGGCCCGACGTCGCGTTGGTCATCGCGACGGACACACCTTATGAGGAGGAGACTTGGCGGAACCGACTCGTTGCCGGCGGCTACATCCTCGACGACCGGATCGACGAACCGGGGGAAGCCGCGTTTCGCGGTTCCGTCGTGGAGATCTTTCCGGGCGACGCCGACCGCCCCGTCCGCTGCGACATCGTCGATGGCCGGGTCGCACGGATACGGACCTTTGATCCGGCAAGCCAGCGCTCGACGGGCGACTGCGACCGGATCACCGTTCTTCCGGTGACCGAAATCCCGGCGACACCGGAGATCGTCGCACGGTTGATCCAAGGGCTGGGAAGCCGCAGAGACCCAACGGCTGCGGGGCTCGCGGAGGAACTCGCCGCCGGACGGCGCCCCTACGCTTTCGAGCGCCTGCTGCCCCTGGCCTACGACCGCCTGCCGAGTTTGCTTGAGCTTCTTGCCGACAGTCCGGTCGTCATTGACGAGGGGGTCGGCGATCGGCTGGAGGCGCGGTTCGACGAGCTGGAGGAAGTCGACGCATCGGCCATGCACCTCGACCGCAACGCGTGGGAGACGGGGTTGCGTGGGCGCGCGGTTCTGACCCTGGAGCCCGACCGGCAAGCCTCGTCCAGCGAGGCACCGGCGGTGTCCGAACGCACCCTCCCCCGCCTCGCCGGAGAGAGGATTGCCGCGGGCGAATCCGTGATCATTGCCGCCGCGAACGCCACCGACGCGGCCAGGATGGCGGAGCGGGTGGCGGCGGCGACCGGCCGGGCGGTGCCGGTGCTCGACCGCTGGCCGGTGGACGGGCTTTCCGTGACGCCGGCAGCCCTGGTGCTTCGGGTCGCGGCGGGCTTCACGTTCGACGGCGTGACGGTGCTCGCCCAACGCCCCCGTCCGGAAGGCGGAGCCGGCCCGGTCGCCCCGCTGGCACCCGTCGACCTGTCGTGCGACGATCTTGCGGTCCATCTCGACTACGGGATCGGTGCGGTGCGCGGGCTCGAAACGGTCGAGGCCGGAGGCCAGCCGGAAGACGTTTTGGTGATGGAGTATGCCCGCGAGAATCGGCTCCTGGTGCCGGCGGCCGATCTCGACCGCGTGTGGCGCTACGGCAGCAGCGACGCCCAGGTGGCGCTCGATGGGCTCAAAGGCGGAAATTGGATCACCCGCCGTGCGGAGTTGGAGCGCGAGATCGGCCGAACCGCCAAAAGCCTCGTGCGCCAAGCCGAGCGCCGGGCCCGCAAGAAAGCCCCCGTGATCGCGCCGCCGGCCGGACCGATGCGGCGCGTGGCCGCCCGCTTCCCCTACGAGGAGACCGCAGGGCAGCGGCGCGCCATCACCGCTGTGATGGCCGAACTCGCCAGCGGGCGGCCCATGGACCATCTGGTCTGCGCCGACGTCGGCTATGGCAAGACCGAAGTGGCGTTGCGCGCCGCGGCGGCGGTCGCTTTCACCGGCCGGCAGGTTGCCGTTCTTGCTCCGACCAGCGTGCTCGCCCGACAGCACTTGGAGGTGTTCCGACGGCGGCTGGCCGGCTTGGGGCTGCGCATCGAGCCGTTGACCGGCGGCATGGCGGCGTCGGCCGCAAAGGCCGTGCGCGAAGGCCTCGCCGACGGATCGGTGGCGATCGCGGTCGGCACCCATGCCCTTTTGTCGAAGACGGTGCGCTTCGCCGACTTGGCGTTGGTCGTCGTCGACGAGGAGCAGCGCTTCGGCACCGTGCAGAAACGGGCGTTGGCTCGGCTTTCGGCCGGCGTCCACTGTCTGGCGCTCAGCGCCACGCCGGTTCCGCGGACGCTGCAGGGGGCGCTGGCGGGACTGCGGGGAGTCAGCGTCATCGATACCCCCCCGGTGCGGCGGCGCCCGGTGCGCACGCGGGTCACCCCCTATGACCCTTCGGTTCTGCGGGCCGCCTTGATACGCGAAAAGGCGCGGGGCGGACAGAGCTTCTGCGTGGCACCGCGGATCGCCGACCTGCCGGCGCTGGAGGCCGAGGTGCGCGCGCTCGCGCCCGATCTGTCGGTCGCCGTCGCGCACGGCCGTCTCCCCATTGCCGAACTTGATCAGGTCATGTTCGATGTGGCGGAAGGAACGGTCGACGTGCTGGTTTCAACCCCCATCATCGAGACCGGCATCGACATTCCCCGTGCCAACACCATCGTAATCCGCCGCCCCGACCTGTTCGGGCTCGGGCAGCTCCATCAGCTCCGCGGCCGGGTCGGGCGCGGAGGAGCGCAGGCCTACGCCTATCTGCTGACCGATCCGGACACTCCGCTCGGCGAGCGAACCGAGCGGCGGCTGGGCTCGCTTGAGGCGATCGAAAGCCTGGGCGGTGGCTTCGCCCTCAGTTTGCTCGATCTCGACCAGCGCGGGGCGGGCGACCTGCTGGGAACCGATCAGAGCGGCCATCTGCGCTTGGTCGGAACCGAGCTGTACCAGCATCTGCTGGCCCGCGCGCTGGCCGGCGCCGAGACGGACGATTCCCCCGAACTGCGCCTGGGCGTGCCGCAGACCATTCCCGCCGCCTACCTTCCGGAGGAGGAATTGCGCATCGGCCTGCACCGCCGCCTCTCGCGTCTGCGCGACGAAGCGGCGGTCGAACCGTTGCGCGAAGAGATCGAGGACCGCTTCGGGCCGTTGCCGGAGGAGGTCGAGCTGTTGCTGGCGGCCGCTGCGCTCCGCGCGCGCTGCCGGCGGCTGGGCGTCGCCGCCTTGGCCGCCGGGCCCTCGGGTGTATCGCTGACCCTGAACGACACGCCCTGCCGGGCCGTGCGCGAAGCGGCGCTGGAGCGTCTCGGGACTGGACAGGTGCGCCGGACAGACGACCGCCTCGTCTTTGCGCTGAGCGCCGACGGACCGTCGGAGATCCTGGACAATGCGCGCACCCTGCTCGATCAGCTTCCGCCTATCGGCACGGCCTGA
- a CDS encoding DUF4347 domain-containing protein — MDTTNLIAPAAGSIPRPADPVADGGRKEVVFIDTCLADWQTLVASVAAGIEVVLLDGAADGLALSASWMLAAWTRTPSRKPEVSTAM, encoded by the coding sequence ATGGACACGACCAACCTCATCGCTCCCGCAGCCGGGTCGATTCCGCGTCCGGCCGATCCCGTCGCCGACGGCGGGCGCAAGGAGGTCGTGTTCATCGATACCTGCCTTGCCGACTGGCAGACTCTCGTGGCGAGCGTGGCGGCCGGGATCGAAGTCGTGCTCCTGGACGGCGCGGCGGACGGGCTGGCGCTGTCGGCGTCCTGGATGTTGGCGGCATGGACGAGGACACCGAGCAGGAAACCCGAGGTGTCGACGGCGATGTGA